Within the Planctomycetota bacterium genome, the region AATCCTTGCGGGCGGCGGCGCGCTGTGATATAAGAAAGTCGCGATGAGCGTTCTCCGCTGGGCCGGGGACATGGTCCGTGGCCTCTGGACCGTGGTGGTGGGCATGCGCATCACGATGCGCCACATGCTCCAGCCCCCGGTCACGATGCATTACCCCGACGAGAAGTGGCAGATGCCGGCCGCCTTCCGCGGGCTCCTCAAGGTCGACATGGACGCGTGCATCGTCTGCGACCTGTGCATGAAGGCCTGCCCGGTCGACTGCATCAAGATCGAGTGGAAACGCGAGCCCGGAAAAAGCGGAAAGATCGCGACCCGCTTCGAGATCGACTACCAGAAGTGCATGTACTGCGGCCTCTGCTCTGAGCCGTGTCCCACCAACGCGATCTGGCAC harbors:
- a CDS encoding NADH-quinone oxidoreductase subunit I; this translates as MSVLRWAGDMVRGLWTVVVGMRITMRHMLQPPVTMHYPDEKWQMPAAFRGLLKVDMDACIVCDLCMKACPVDCIKIEWKREPGKSGKIATRFEIDYQKCMYCGLCSEPCPTNAIWHTHEYENASYSRVSQVIDWTHPENRVTNPNAKPKTEKPPAAKPAPKP